The genomic region atcatttctattttattaacatggaaaaacagaaatgatttcaaattacaaatgtaccttcggtcttgagagaaggcaaaaagtacaagcgtgacgcaaaagcaaatgccaagtcaacgtgaacagtacgggagtactgttcatctatttatagacgcgggacgcagcccacgtaaaattacatttatgtccattacatttgtcaatgacttatggaaacctgacaaggtccacgtagtcttttcatctttaagtcggttcccctctctgctatcgcgacgaagcttccctgcgcacagcttcggctgtgcaccatccttcgtggagcttggtaatcagcccgtctttcgtctggttcaggcttcgtcctgaccgcacttcatgttcgtaattctgagtccgaaggtacctgttcacataatccacttggaaaacattgttaaatcatgtttttgaggaccttcggaggacgaaggcccccaacacacctAGAAATGTATCACTAGAGACGACGCGAGGCGACACAGACAGAGAGAGACAATGGGAAGGCAGCCGATCAAGATCAAGGTAGAGTAGAAGACAACAATGGACCAGTTTGAACAGTGAGAGTGGGCTGGCTTGCCTTGTTCTGGACGTTGTTGCTCTGAGCGCTGCGCGGATCATGAACTTGAGCACGTCGAGCGGGATGTAGGTTATCATGCTGAACATCCAAATGGCCCCGCCCCACGCCCAGCCGATCCCCTGGATGCGGCAGAAGTCCCAGTTGGCGTACACCGCGATGCACGTCGCCACCAGCTGGGCGGCGAAGAATGCGAAGAGCAGGAGGAAGCCCGGCCGCTCCACCAAGGACCAGCTCCGGGACCGCGTCACGAAGATGAGCGCCTGGCTGATGATGCTTACTTGGAGGTACAGCGCTGCCATCAGCTCCCTATCGTTCTCCTTGATCGATTTAACGCCGAACGCGTCCTGAGCACCGCATGGAAATGGAATGGCTGCTGGGTGAGCGTGCTTGCTAGCAATGCAAGGGCAGTCCTGGATAATGGACCTGGCAGGCAATGACAATGGCTAGGTGTACCGTGAAGAAGTCGGTATCGTGTGCGAGGTAGAAGAATACGGCGGAAACGATGGCCATGTAGGTGCCGAGCACGATACCGGTGGCAAAGATCTCGTTGAGCTTCCACGAGTCGGGGGTGCGCGACGGCCTCACGCGGTCCTTGGAGATGGTCATGATGGTGCCGTCGTTGAGGATGGCAATGATGAGCACCATGAATGGCGCAAAGTCGAACTTCCAGATCAGCGCGATGAGGAGGAAGCCTAGCACGATGCGGATGGTGATGGACACGGCATAGATGGTGTAGTGTTATCATTCTGTTGTATAGCGTAGCCAAGGAAATACAACTTCGGACTAATGAATAAAGTTGGAGCTTCGGACTAATTAACAAAGTTGAGGACTGATTGTAACACCCTTAATTTGGGGTATAATTTTttttaatatccaccaaattcaggtgttactttctcatttc from Zea mays cultivar B73 chromosome 6, Zm-B73-REFERENCE-NAM-5.0, whole genome shotgun sequence harbors:
- the LOC103631060 gene encoding ATPase 8, plasma membrane-type, producing HYTIYAVSITIRIVLGFLLIALIWKFDFAPFMVLIIAILNDGTIMTISKDRVRPSRTPDSWKLNEIFATGIVLGTYMAIVSAVFFYLAHDTDFFTDAFGVKSIKENDRELMAALYLQVSIISQALIFVTRSRSWSLVERPGFLLLFAFFAAQLVATCIAVYANWDFCRIQGIGWAWGGAIWMFSMITYIPLDVLKFMIRAALRATTSRTSRWDTVRSGAGKKEPTATREFHGGEQPMATVALESLHEQWWPSSGPRMSVVERAGGHGERGSGPRDIESNPTPVVRRTGQWVPPGGDWRTVERVGLRRGVHRVG